The following nucleotide sequence is from Labeo rohita strain BAU-BD-2019 chromosome 3, IGBB_LRoh.1.0, whole genome shotgun sequence.
GAAGTTGTTCACACGTAAAACAAGCCTTAAGAAGCACATGTTAATCCATGCTGGAATAAAGCCTTTCAGctgctctcagtgtggaaagtgtTTCACACAGCATGGACACCTTAAGGATCATTTGGTAACTCACATTTCAGAAAAGCCTTTTACCTGCTCTGAGTGTGGAAAGTCTTTCACACGTAAAGGATACTTTAGGACTCACATGTTAATTCATACTGGAATAAAGCCTTTCACctgctctcagtgtggaaagagtttcataTGTAAAGGAATCCTGAAGAATCACATGTTAATTCATACTGGGATCAAGTCTTTCAGCTGCTCtcaatgtggaaagagttttacacaGAAAGTACACCTTACGGTTCATTTGCTAACTCACTCTTCAGAAAAGCCTTTCAGCTGCACTCAGTGTGGAAAATCTTTCACACGTAAAGGATATCTTGAAAGACACATGTTAAGTCATCCTGGGTAAAAGCATTTCAGCTGCtgtctatataaaaaaaaaaatcacctgtAAACAAAGATTTAATCATCAAATAAGAATTCACACTAAAGAGATGCCTTACCAGACATTTGATACAAATTAAAAGCCTTGCGTCTGTCCTGTTTGTGGAAGGAGATTTCTAAGGgttttaaaagcataaaaaaaacttgtgtgCTGTGTAGGGATAGATATTATTAAGCTTTTAAAGGTATTACTGCCTTTACTGATACTGCTGATCCATCTGGTGTTTTAAGTATTAAGTATCTCTCTGATGATAGATGTCATTTTGTGGcaatttttgttcattacatatgtttacatacacattacatatgttttttcatgaaataaatgtgtaaaaatagacatccaaaacattattttatcgTAAGTTCTCCTTGAAGGATTGACAGTTCTCTTCATGCAATCCAGGTTTGTGTCCACTgtcagattttctttttctctgatTTTCTCATTTTGAGCAAAACTTCTGCCATTACATAGCCAcgtttgtttcattttcaaaaaacctTGTGTCAAAAATAATTCCCCCTTTAtcttaatgtttacatttttgactCTActcacaaataaatgtttatcaaTTTGAATGTGTGTattcttttttgtgtatttaagcaTTCCAATGATTTTAAACGTTCAAAGAAATCAAGAAACATAATTCGGCATTCCAGCACTGGTTTCTGTCCACTGTCAGATTTTCTTGAGTTTCAGACAACACAGCCAGATCAAAACTCGCCATTAGGTAAACTCTTTACTTTTTGTCTTAAACggccaaatacacacaaaattaagTCAAAGTACCCATTTTGGTAAGTGTCCTTGTAAGCACAGTCTTAAAGTTAGAATAAAACGTTTCAAATGAATGTAAACTGGAATAAAACAGATGTGTGTGTCAGATTTGGTCATTTGGTCTGTTTGCTGTCTGtctcattaatgttaattaaagaacaaaagaaaaaaaaaaaaacatttttggtcatCTTTAATAAGGTTTAATCTTTCATTTATATTAACGTACATATTTACATGCTACAACATTGTGTgcttttgaataaatatttaaaaaacagcgCACCTTTATAGACGCACTAAGTAATTTTCCCCGTATTATTTTCCTCCTTTCGACGCTTCACACTCCAGTCCAGTGGGTGGCGCTAAAACACAAACGTTTGTTTGACAAACACCATTAAATCTCAGAGGAAGAAGATTGGTTTCACCGGTCTGTGTTGTTTTGTCGTGATGCTGTTTTAATACAAACTGTTAGAAATGTTGTTTCTGTAAATAGAAAGATACAGTTTTTGAATCAGGTCAATAAATACCTGTAATATTCTCATCCTCAAATTcactcaaaacacaaaaaaacactcaaGTTTTGAAGCGAGCAGGGATATCTGGAGGAGAATCAGCTGAACTGAGATCTGCTGCTGTGAAGATGGTGTTtgttaaagaggagagtgaggAGAACACGAGTGAACCAGAACCCTGGAGAATAAAACAGGAGGAACCAGAAACCTTAAGTATAAAACAAGAGGAACCAGAAACCTGGACAATAAAACACGAGGAACAAGGAGGTTGGTGTTTATTCTTATTTCGTCTTTAATGAGTTTGTGGTACATTAAACTAAAAAAGCTTTAGACACAGGTTTCCGATCCTTAATGTAAAAACAGGAACTTAGttgtcattaaaatgtgttaagtTCTTGTAAAAacatatggaagcccatttttgccacgtaagaaaaaaaatatgcctTAAAAATTCGGAATTATGACATACGGGATATGTCGAAATTGACTTGATGACTAAATGTGACATTCTAAAATGAATGAGCTTGTCTTAAAACCGTTTGAAGGACCAAGTTCAATACACACCTTATTAATAAAGCATATACCATTTACATATACCAGAGAATATGAATGCAACACACTGAAGAAACATGGCTTATGGAAGAAGTcagtaaaattaatgaaaatgaaaaataccaAATCTGGTATACATTTGTGGTTACAAATATACAAGTTCAgctgtaaatattaatttacttaagaaaatgacagatctaGGTGAACTAGGCCTAATCCTTTAAGTCAAATTCGATTTATAAGTCAGAAGTTTAACTGTTTATCTCATgattatgacttaagtcataatttagtctttcaaaatcataatttttacttattttctcGTAATTATGGCGTAAGTatgccattatttttttttcttatgtggcGGAAATAGGCTTCCATAGAAACGCGACTGAACCGACACTGAGAAGATTTGATTATTGGACTTCATTTTCGCTTTCTGGAATCATGTTGAACTGAGTGTGAAACTGAATGTACAAATTAACTTTGTTGTACATTAGttgaaaaaaaactacattttaattcTAGTCAAGTCGCTTATAGAATTGTGGTTATTTTGTGATCAGTGATTTCTGACGTGTAATTACTTAAGTTcttttagattttctttttcttacaaAATCGTGTAATGTTTGCATGTGTCAGTAAATCAAGCTAGTGACCAAACTTAACATTGTTTCTCCTGTTCGTTTGTTGGAGTTCTTCCTCTTTTGCTTGCTTTCATTTGCTTTAAATAGCAACGACAAGCAatcatttgtttttagtttgtttgagttGTCCTTCTTTTCCTCACTTTCCtttgcttttaaatagcttgtaaaagAACCATGcatattttactttcactttcaaattggCGACAATTCTGCATCAATTGCTTGAATTcaagcaacaacaaaattaatcatataatttttattaacagaaTGAATAATTCTTAATTAAcagaatgaataaaatacaccatgttatatgcctactgtaaataatgaaatagcttacacaaagtttaaatgcaaaactgaaatCAGTAAATACTGTGGAAACAagaaacttaaaatgtttattagaaaatcaaataataaagcaTGGAGGCGCGACATACACCTTGATGTAAAATAGAAGAAATGAATtacacaaaattttaaatgaagtaagaaatcagcaaacactgtggaaccaaataaataagaaaaaaatattaaaaaaaaaaaaaactacaaaatccCAAAAACTGCAAAtgtcaacaggcttttcaaagTCCAAAATATTGCCAAACAGGCGCTTTTGCTAAATGTAACAAGGCTAGGCTAGGCTTTATACAgtgttttagttgttttcatGGATCTGTGTGAATTGGGTCAGTTTTGACAATGGTTTCGTCTGTACACAAATatcttattcttttatttttcaaatgctcCAATTGATTTTcctgttttaatgatttaatttcagGCCTGATGGAAGtgaaagaagaaagagaagatCTGAATGAGGTGGAGGAGAAACATCAGGATCAGAAAGATCATGATGTGACTGGAGAAATACCAGTGAGTGATCAAATAACAGACTTCAAAAGGCCTTTTACctgctctcagtgtggaaaCACTTTCACATGTAAAACAAACCTTAAGAATCACATGTTAATTCATGCTGGAATAAAGCCTTTTACctgctctcagtgtggaaagagttttacgATGAAAAGACAACTTAAGGATCATTTGCTAACTCACTCTTCAGAAAAACCTTTCAGctgctctcagtgtggaaaCACTTACACTTGTAAAACAAACCTTACGAGGCACATGTTAATTCATACTGGGATAAAACCCTTCAGCTGCTCTCAATGTGGGAAGGGTTTTACATATAAAGCTGACCTTAAGGATCATTTGGTAACTCACACTTCAGAAAAGCCTTTCATCTGCTCGGAGTGTGGAAAGTCTTTCACACGTAATGGATACCTTAAGACTCACATGTTAGTTCATGGTGGAATAAAGCCTTTTACctgctctcagtgtggaaagagtttcataTGTAAAGGAATCCTGAGGAATCACATGTTAATTCATACTGGGATAAAGTCTTTCATctgctctcagtgtggaaagagttttacgCAGAAAGGACAACTTTACAATCATTTGGTAACTCACTCTTCAGAAAAGCCTTTTAGctgctctcagtgtggaaaaTCTTTCACACGTAAAGGATACTTTGAGAGACACATGCTACATCATGCTGGGTAAAGGCCTTTCAGCTGCTCTCAAAATAGAAAGAGATTCACCTATAGATGAAGGATTTAATCATCACATGAGAATTTACACTAAAGAGATGACTTGCCAGACAATTCATTCATGTCTGTCCTGTTTATGCAAGGAGATTTCTAACGGTTTTAAAAGcttgaaaaaatgtttgtgcTAAATATCTTTAACTTTTTAAAGGTATTACTACTCCTACTGATACTGCTGATCAATCAGGTATTTTATGATGGATTCTCTgattttatgattatgattCTCTGATGGATTTCATTTTGTGGCAATTTTGTCTTCACTATATATGTCTCTTCATGAAAGTAATGTGTAAAAAAGGCATGCAAATGTCAAATTTCTGTTTACATGCAACACAGTactacacaaataaatgtactaTATGAATTTAATTACGCATATTCTTTCTCTGTGTACTATAATATTGACTTTCCCAGTGAACTTTTACCTACGTTGGAAATAACAGCAAACACATCCATGTGGACCCCAAATGTCTGTACTGTTTGTGGAAGGAGATTTCTATGAGTGAAAAACTTACGTGCTGTGTAGGGATGGATATTGTTAGAGTTTTAAAGGTGTTGTTGCTCACttctttctgttatttaaaaattaaaacaaaacagacattttaaagaatttgaGACCAAATACATaattgtgaccttggaccacaaaactagtcttaaaggtgaagtccacttccagaacaaggattcacatataatatactcgcccccgtgtcatccaagatgttcatgtctttctttcttcagtcgtaaagaaattatgttttctgaggaaaacatttcagcatttttctccatataatggactggtatggtgcccatTTGAACATTcaatatgcagtttaaatgcagcatcaaacgatcccaaatgcagttgtaaatgatcccagctgaggaagaagggtcttatctagcaaaacgattggttattttcataaaaaaaaaaaaaaaatgtaaatacttttttaatctcaaacacctcatcttgtctttctctccctgaactctgtgtattgtggCTCAaaacagttagtgtatgtcaaaaaactccaattgtattttctccctcaacttcaaaaatcatttcaaaatcatcctacattgctgcagaagtactgacacagtctttgcaaagtgaacatgcaaagatcaaacacccttaagaaaaaaggtaaaacagcgatataggacgattttgaagttgagggataacatgagatgggagttttttgacatacactaactgtcatgaactggaaaaaaacagttcaggcagagtaagacaagatgagcatttagcattaaaaagtatataaattgtattctttttattaaaataaccaattgtttccttctttctcggctgggatacaacctcatttgggataatttgaagctgcatttaaactgcattttggaagttcaaaatcaccatagaaccatagaagtccactatatggaaaaaaaaaaatgaagaaagaaacacatgaacatcttggatgacaagggggtgagtacattatatgtgaatcattGTTTTGTAAGTGGACTTTACCtttaagggtacattttttgaaattgagatttatacatcatttgaaagctgaataaatacgctttccacTAATGAGAGTGGTTtgttgataggacaatatttggtcaaggtATAGCGattagaaaatctggaatctgagggtgcaaaaaaaatcgaaatattgagaaaatcacctataaagttgtccaaatgaagttcagtgcatattactaatcaaatattacGTTTTGATACTTTTACGGTatgaaatacacaaaatattttcatggaacatgatctttacttaatgtcctaataatttttggcataaaagaaaaactttgacccataaaatgtgttgttggctattgctgcaaatgtacccgtgctacttatttgcttacattttggattttttcAGTCCCTTTGGCTACTGTATTAATTTGAATGTGCATATTCTTTTTTTGAGTTCTTTAATATAGACATTTCCCAATTAACTTTTACCTACCATTGATATCAGCCAGCAAGCACAACCATGTGGGGCCCAAATAGGTTGCACCTATGGTGGGGTCAGTTTTGTTCCATTAAAGAACACATCATCTGCTGAGAACCTGATAGATTTAGGCCCCATTCACATGGAGACAGAGCTTTCCCTGtctgatcttttttttcccctcgtTCTTCCACAAACACGGCGTCTCAAGAAATATCTGCATACACATTAAACCATTGAAACCGACTCAAAACAATGTAGTATACATTCCAGTCCAGTGTGTAGCACTGTAATTCTTCCACAAAGATACAACTGAAATGGAAAATAAGACTTGGAGCATGCGCATAAACCTTGCACGCTGCATACAAACCCAACACAACAACAAGAAAAGCTAGTAAATTTAGTAAAACAAATAGTCTCAGTAATTTCTGCAGCAGGAACACAAGCATGTAGTCCACCATTGTTGTTGTTACATGTCTGATTAGGGTCGAGACATGGGTTGATGAcattgttttacaaaatatatggaGTGGcagtacacacaaaaacacaaaggtGTCATTTTCAGATTTATCCACTCTGAGACctggtttttgaaaaaaatggcgGTTTCACACTGCCAAAACACCAGATCCATCTAGAGGGAGACACGGGAGTGGATTTTCAAACTCACTCTAAAAATACATCCATGCCTGATAAGATGGTGGTAGCTGAGGAGAGATTCCCTTATATGATTGCAAAGCACCTTGGGTGTACAACAGTACACAACAAAACACTATATAAATGCCTCATTCATATTTCcaaaagatatatttttgattttagcAGATCTGCTCCTCCCACTCATCAATTGCATCATCAGTGAAGCCCCTCCCACAACAGTCACTTGATCAGTGAAGCTCCTCCCACAGTCATTCAGCAACAAATGCTGGAATATACCCATCAGTTTACAAGTGCAGACAACTTTCAAAGCATCAAGAAGAGCTGAAATCTGTGAAGACTGAGTTTATTAAAGAGGACAGAGAGAAGATGAGAGATCTAGAACATACTGAAGATACTGAAGTACAAACAGGTTGGTGTTTATTCATGATTTCTCATTCATTCATGATGCTGAAGATCATTCATGCTATAAAGATTCGAGCACTTCATCAGATTTAGGTGAAAAGAAATGGGACTTTTGTTGGTTTTTAtcattaaatgtactttttagaATGGCTGAGAGGACTGTACATGTAACTTAAGCAAAACCTGACTTAtagtttctaaaaataaataaataaagctgtaTTTCTCATAAATTAAGATGCTGCAGTCATCAAAGTTTAACTAAAGCCATGTttcattgtagtttatatacgtTTTACAGGATCAGTGTTtagagacaaaaacaaacacctgGGTGACACCTTAGataaagcatgcaaatgaagtattCAGGTATCGTAAACTGCCCCAGACTCTATTTTCAGAAGTCCTATTCAAAGAATGGGTTGAGGCTCCACGACCCATTAAAGACAATAGGAGAGAGTCACTGTAGtctggctcatttgacttacaGGACGACagcacagtgtttaaaaacaacaaaatacactagggctggttaaaaaaaaaaaaaaaaaaataatttcttaaatttaatagattgtcattttaatgaaccaatatcgattcttaaatcacaatggatcttttggtctatgctgttttcagttgatgaataaaCAGTACATACTGTAATGTGTCTTCCTTCCAagaaatagcaataggctatgCTTTGTGTTACCtgtgatataaaacaaagtctcagatttctgtccatttcattaagAAATTCAAgcattaaatactgttttggcgctctttaatgtggcgtgatagatcgttgtatcttctgtgtactcgcctgtgtTATCAAAcaaacattcgtgacagttacttttttgttctggatccagttcTCTGCTGCTACATTAGAGCACAGCTGGACAggagtgggaattacagctgcaattttacaatagatcaccctcagtgtaatccgTCAAAATGACGGGCGGCCTTCAGATATTTCCACCACTGATAAAAATAATTCTGTCAATGACAGAAAATTCTCGGTTAACGCGAACTCTGGTCAGGACATAGTATCAGAACATTAAAGAATCTTAAACTGTAAGATCTTAAACAGGTTCTTACATTTGTAATAAGACAGAACGAAAAGTCTAGTGTGACTTTATTATGAGAAaggttttagaaaaatatattcacaatcTAAAAAGTTGGTGTGAAAACTATGgcacattttaatgttattattaccGTAATAATAATGTCAATCTCATTCATAGAACATTTCAGGGAAGTACATTTAAGTTgtaaaaatgcatcaaaatgaTCATAGAAGTTGCCTGTTTCATCACTGTTATTTCGTTGCACTTCATATTTCtctatttgaattattttgatgTACTGAAAATGGAATTctatgtttttctttaatttcagAGCTGATGGAAGAGAACGAGCAAAGTGAAGAACTGAGTGAAATAGAGAAGAAACTTCATGACAAAcctggagaaaaacatttgggtcacgcaaagactaaaaagacacttttaaagaaaacaaaagccaAGAAATCTTTCACCtgcactcagtgtggaaagagtttcctATACAAAAGCCATCTTGAGATTCACATGAGAATTCATACTGGAGAAAGACCGTTCTCATGTGATAAGTGCGAGAAGAGTTACATGCTGTCATCACGCCTTAAGAGACACATGAGAATCCACACAGGAGAGAAGCCATATGCATGTGATCATTGCGGGAAGAGTTTCTCCGAAAAACGAGGCCTTGAGATTCACATTAGAATTCATACTGGGGAGAAACCGTTCACGTGTGATCAGTGCGGCAAGGGTTTTAGAGGAAAACTAAGTCTTGAGATTCACATGAAAGTCCATACAGGAGAGAAGCCGTTCATGTGCATTCTGTGTGGGAAGGGTTTCAAACAAAAAGTGCATCTTCGCCAACAcatgaggatccacactggagagaagccacACGTATGTGATCaatgtgggaagagtttcaccAAATCATCACATCTTAAAGGACAcatgaggatccacactggagaaaagccaCATGTTTGTGATGaatgtgggaagagtttcaccAAAGCATCACATCTTAAAGGACACATAAGGAGCCACATTGGAGAGAAGCCAttcacatgtgatcagtgtgaaaaaactttttttatagaATCAGCTCTGAAGACACACTTGCAAGTTCATATGAAGAAGTCACATTCATGTTATGAATGTGAAAAGAGTTTTTCACGTCCACAACAATTACGAGAACATCAGAAAATACATGCTGGTGTGAGAGACTACATGTGCTTTGAGTgtgaaaagacttttatttcagCAAGCCATTTGAAGCGTCACCAGGttattcacactggagaaaaaccttacaagtgttcacactgtgacaagaAATTCAGTCTGTCAGCATGTCTGAAAAGACAcgagaggatccacactggagagaaaccacaCAAGTGTGATCAGTGCGAAAAAGCTTTGTTTTGAAAAGCGCTCTTAAGATACACACGAGGACCTCAGAAATCATATTACTGCTATCCATGCAGGGAGAGTTTCTCtcagttattttctttataCATTCATATGAAAAACAATCATGATCTAAAATCACGGTAAGTAGTTCATCTTCATGTGCTGAGCTGTGAAGTCTCTTCTGTGTTAGTTTTCTAACAGCCATGATGAGTGACAGGACATTTTATTGGTTGATCTTGTGTCATGTCTGTTGGAAATAAAACTCATTACTTTTTGGCAGAACTACTCAAAATCATCCGGAAGGAGAGGATGGAGAGAACACAACTAATCCAGCATCCTGCAGAAAGAAACATCatgaaaataaagaacaaaGAGGTTTGGTGTTTATTCTGTATCCTTCATTCATCAAGCTCAAGAAgaataaaaacatgacaaagcacaaaaaaaaagtcaatagttttttttttcttctagaaCTTTTCTGATTTTGACATTTATATCATAATTGTGCACAGCAGTGTTCGACCAGATTTGATGGAAATAAATGACTCATGAACTCAACAGTGATCTTTGACAGTTTGTCTCTCATTTGAAATCTTACATgatttaatgtttcttttaggCCTGATGGATgtgaacaagaaaacaaaacaaaaacccaaAAATCTGTTGCCTGCCCTCAATGTAAAAAAAGACTGACATGTAAATCAACCCTTAAGAATCAcatgaggatccacactggagagaaacaaACCTGTGATCAATGCGGAAAGTGTTTCACAGGAAACTTTAAGAGacacatgaggattcacactggagaaagacCACACACctgtgatcagtgtgggaatAGTTTCCCAAGCAAACGAAACCTCCAGGTTCATATGAGGATCCACACCGGAGAGCGGCCTTACACCTGTGATCAATGCGGGAAGAGTTTCACTCAGGCATCTAGTCTGAAAACACATCTGTCCACTCATTCTGAAGAAAGACCATTTAACTGCGATCAGTGTGGTAAAAATTTCCATTGGGCTTCAGTCCTGAAGAAACACCTGACGTTTCACACAAAGCAGAAGACTCATTTGTAATATAAGGAAGTTGTATGGTACAAGAGCaacagaaagaataaaaaaacaaaaaacactgcaatGAAATTCAGTCTGTCAGATACCCTGGAAACACATGGATTGATTAACTCAGGAAAACAAACAGAGCCAGAGTTCCATTAATTATCTAGTAACTAGATCATCTTCAGATCCAGCAGTGCATCAGCAAACATGGCACGATAAAACCATCTGTACAGGTTAAATCTGTGCTAATCAATGCAATGCctgaaacaacaaaagaa
It contains:
- the LOC127162781 gene encoding gastrula zinc finger protein XlCGF8.2DB-like; this translates as CQWRKTSELQRSNNRCQRPFRCSQCGKNFTKKKQLKYHVITHTSEKAFSCSQCGKLFTRKTSLKKHMLIHAGIKPFSCSQCGKCFTQHGHLKDHLVTHISEKPFTCSECGKSFTRKGYFRTHMLIHTGIKPFTCSQCGKSFICKGILKNHMLIHTGIKSFSCSQCGKSFTQKVHLTVHLLTHSSEKPFSCTQCGKSFTRKGYLERHMLSHPG
- the LOC127161493 gene encoding gastrula zinc finger protein XlCGF8.2DB-like, with translation MVFVKEESEENTSEPEPWRIKQEEPETLSIKQEEPETWTIKHEEQGGLMEVKEEREDLNEVEEKHQDQKDHDVTGEIPVSDQITDFKRPFTCSQCGNTFTCKTNLKNHMLIHAGIKPFTCSQCGKSFTMKRQLKDHLLTHSSEKPFSCSQCGNTYTCKTNLTRHMLIHTGIKPFSCSQCGKGFTYKADLKDHLVTHTSEKPFICSECGKSFTRNGYLKTHMLVHGGIKPFTCSQCGKSFICKGILRNHMLIHTGIKSFICSQCGKSFTQKGQLYNHLVTHSSEKPFSCSQCGKSFTRKGYFERHMLHHAG
- the LOC127162782 gene encoding zinc finger protein 585A-like, whose amino-acid sequence is MEENEQSEELSEIEKKLHDKPGEKHLGHAKTKKTLLKKTKAKKSFTCTQCGKSFLYKSHLEIHMRIHTGERPFSCDKCEKSYMLSSRLKRHMRIHTGEKPYACDHCGKSFSEKRGLEIHIRIHTGEKPFTCDQCGKGFRGKLSLEIHMKVHTGEKPFMCILCGKGFKQKVHLRQHMRIHTGEKPHVCDQCGKSFTKSSHLKGHMRIHTGEKPHVCDECGKSFTKASHLKGHIRSHIGEKPFTCDQCEKTFFIESALKTHLQVHMKKSHSCYECEKSFSRPQQLREHQKIHAGVRDYMCFECEKTFISASHLKRHQVIHTGEKPYKCSHCDKKFSLSACLKRHERIHTGEKPHKCDQCEKALLTCKSTLKNHMRIHTGEKQTCDQCGKCFTGNFKRHMRIHTGERPHTCDQCGNSFPSKRNLQVHMRIHTGERPYTCDQCGKSFTQASSLKTHLSTHSEERPFNCDQCGKNFHWASVLKKHLTFHTKQKTHL